From the Primulina tabacum isolate GXHZ01 chromosome 3, ASM2559414v2, whole genome shotgun sequence genome, one window contains:
- the LOC142541108 gene encoding kinesin-like protein KIN-5D isoform X2: protein MDRRGGGGMVPISPSHTPRSSDKAARDLRSGDGSLNGKNDKEKGVNVQVIVRCRPLSEDEVRVHAPVVISCNENRREVCAIQNIANKQIDRTFNFDKVFGSTSQQKDIYDQSICPIVFEVLEGYNCTIFAYGQTGTGKTYTMEGGSRKKNGDIPSDGGVIPRAVRQIFDILEAQNAEYSMKVTFLELYNEEISDLLAPEECSKLIEDKSKKPIALMEDGKGGVFVRGLEEEIVTTANEIYKILEKGSAKRRTAETLLNKQSSRSHSIFSITIHIKECTPEGEEMIKCGKLNLVDLAGSENISRSGAREGRAREAGEINKSLLTLGRVINALVEHSGHVPYRDSKLTRLLRDSLGGKTKTCIIATISPSIHCLEETLSTLDYAHRAKNIKNKPEINQKMMKSAIMKDLYSEIDRLKQEVYAAREKNGIYIPRDRYLQDEADKKAMSEKVERMELDLESRDKQLLELQELHNSQQQSIVELTDKLEKTEKKLQETEHSLLDLEERHKQANATIKEKDYLISNLLKSEKALVERALELRAELENAVSDVHNLFAKIERKDKIEDGNKILIQNFQSQLTKQLEILHKSVASSTTQQQQQLKEMEEDMQSFVSTKTEAAGELRDHLKNLKTMYRSGIKVLDELAGELDGNSQSTFGQLNLEVSKHSSALEELFQGMASVADTLLDDLQNCLHSQENKLTVYAQQQREAHSRAVETTRSISQITVNFFKTLDGHTTKLGQIVEEAHTNNDRKLSEFEKKFEDCAAHEEKQLLEKVAELLAGSNSRKRKLVQCAIDGLRESAASRTTSLQQEMSIMQDTTCSIKAEWTSYMESAESHYIDDTASVEIGKNDMKDVLYKCMEQAKLGAQQWKNAQESLLSLEKSNVASMNEIVRREMGTNELLHGRFTSAVNSALEDADIGSKNLLSSIDRSLQLDHEASTNLDSMIVPCCGDLRELNSGHHHKIVEITENAGKCLLEDYVVDQPSCSTPKKKAINIPSISSIEELRTPSFEELLKSFWDTKSLKQANGDLKQMLEAVVSLRDSRLPLTAVN from the exons AAGTTTGCGCTATTCAAAATATTGCCAATAAGCAGATTGATAGGACTTTCAACTTTGACAAG GTATTTGGTTCAACATCTCAGCAAAAGGATATATATGATCAGTCAATCTGCCCCATAGTTTTTGAAGTTCTGGAGGGGTACAATTGCACCATTTTTGCCTATGGGCAAACTGGAACAGGCAAGACTTACACAATGGAGGGTGGATCAAGAAAAAAG AACGGTGATATTCCAAGTGATGGCGGAGTTATTCCAAGAGCTGTAAGGCAAATATTCGATATCCTAGAGGCTCAAAATGCTGAGTACAGCATGAAAGTTACATTCTTGGAATTGTACAACGAGGAAATTTCAGATCTTTTGGCACCAGAAGAATGTTCAAAATTAATTGAAGACAAGTCAAAGAAACCAATAGCGCTTATGGAGGATGGAAAGGGTGGAGTCTTTGTCAGGGGATTGGAAGAGGAGATTGTGACCACGGCAAATGAAATCTATAAAATCTTAGAGAAAGGTTCTGCTAAAAGGAGAACAGCAGAGACTCTTCTTAACAAACAGAGCAGCCGTTCTCACTCTATTTTTTCAATCACAATTCACATCAAAGAGTGCACTCCAGAAGGAGAGGAGATGATCAAATGTGGGAAGCTTAAtctggttgatcttgctggttCAGAAAATATTTCACGCTCTGGTGCCAGAGAA GGCAGAGCAAGGGAAGCAGGTGAGATCAACAAGAGCTTGCTGACCCTTGGTCGAGTCATAAATGCTTTGGTGGAGCATTCCGGTCACGTACCCTATAG GGATAGCAAGTTGACAAGGTTGCTGAGAGATTCTCTTGGGGGAAAAACGAAGACTTGTATAATTGCAACAATATCACCTTCCATCCACTGTTTGGAAGAGACACTTAGTACTCTGGATTATGCTCACCGTGCAAAAAATATAAAGAACAAACCCGAG ATCAATCAAAAAATGATGAAATCTGCAATAATGaaggatttatattctgagatTGATCGACTTAAGCAAG AGGTATATGCTGCAAGGGAGAAGAATGGAATCTACATACCACGAGATCGTTATCTCCAGGATGAGGCTGATAAAAAG GCCATGTCCGAAAAAGTAGAACGCATGGAACTTGATTTAGAATCCAGGGACAAG CAACTATTGGAACTCCAGGAATTGCACAATTCTCAACAACAGTCGATTGTTGAATTAACTGACAAACTTGAAAAGACCGAG AAAAAGCTACAAGAAACTGAGCATTCACTGCTTGATCTTGAAGAAAGGCATAAACAGGCAAATGCAACGATCAAAGAAAAAGATTACCTTATATCCAATCTTCTCAAGTCTG AGAAAGCACTTGTTGAGCGTGCCCTTGAGCTTCGAGCAGAATTGGAGAATGCTGTATCGGATGTCCATAATCTATTTGCCAAGATTG AACGCAAAGACAAAATAGAAGATGGGAATAAGATTCTTATTCAAAATTTCCAGTCTCAATTGACTAAGCAACTTGAGATCTTGCACAAATCTGTGGCATCTTCTACCACTCAGCAACAGCAACAATTGAAGGAGATGGAAGAAGACATGCAGTCATTCGTATCCACAAAGACCGAG GCTGCTGGAGAGCTTCGGGATCACCTTAAAAACTTGAAAACCATGTATCGATCTGGTATAAAGGTTTTAGATGAGTTAGCTGGAGAGCTTGATGGTAACTCTCAGTCAACTTTTGGTCAACTGAATTTGGAAGTTTCTAAGCATTCTTCTGCACTAGAGGAG CTTTTCCAAGGAATGGCTTCAGTGGCTGATACTTTACTCGATGACCTTCAAAATTGCCTGCACAGTCAGGAGAACAAATTAACTGTATACGCACAACAGCAACGAGAG GCTCACAGCAGAGCAGTTGAAACCACAAGATCAATCTCTCAAATAACTGTAAACTTCTTCAAGACTTTAGATGGCCACACCACAAAATTGGGGCAGATTGTGGAAGAAGCACATACGAATAATGATCGGAAATTATCTGAATTTGAAAAGAAGTTTGAG GATTGTGCTGCTCATGAAGAAAAGCAACTACTAGAAAAAGTGGCAGAGCTGCTTGCAGGTTCAAATTCTCGAAAGCGAAAACTG GTTCAATGTGCGATTGATGGGCTTAGGGAGAGTGCAGCTAGCAGAACAACTAGTTTACAGCAGGAGATGTCAATTATGCAAGATACTACTTGTTCTATCAAAGCTGAATGGACAAGTTACATGGAGAGCGCTGAATCCCATTATATTGACGACACAGCATCAGTGGAAATTGGTAAAAATGACATGAAGGATGTTTTATATAAATG TATGGAACAAGCAAAATTGGGTGCCCAACAATGGAAAAATGCTCAAGAATCCCTGCTTAGTCTAGAGAAGAGCAATGTTGCTTCAATGAACGAAATAGTTAG GAGAGAAATGGGCACCAATGAACTACTGCATGGACGGTTTACttctgctgtaaactctgctcTTGAAGATGCAGATATTGGAAGCAAAAATCTGCTCTCGTCCATTGACC GTTCGCTACAACTTGACCACGAGGCAAGCACGAATCTTGATTCCATGATTGTTCCTTGTTGCGGAGACTTGAGAGAACTGAATAGTGGGCATCATCACAAGATTGTGGAAATCACAGAAAATGCAGGAAAATGCCTTCTAGAGGATTATGTG GTGGATCAACCATCGTGCTCGACACCGAAGAAGAAAGCAATCAATATTCCAAGCATTTCTTCCATTGAGGAACTCAGGACTCCATCTTTTGAAGAATTGCTGAAGTCATTCTGGGACACGAAATCTTTAAAGCAGGCAAATGGAGATTTAAAGCAAATGTTAGAGGCCGTTGTTTCTTTGAGGGACTCCCGGCTTCCTCTTACTGCTGTGAACTAA